A portion of the Thunnus maccoyii chromosome 20, fThuMac1.1, whole genome shotgun sequence genome contains these proteins:
- the LOC121887055 gene encoding neurotrypsin-like isoform X2 — protein sequence MPLSCSEGFTELGYYNGTVSQTDSGAPCLKWTEFPDYVMQYPGRGLGDHSYCRNPDRESNPWCFFRQNSGAIGWAYCDCHQGAARLVGGSSSGSGRVEVYLNGQWGAVCDSHWTDRDASVICRQLGLSDIGTALQHSQFGSGSGLFHYERLGCHGDENTLSTCRSRTFVTGDCNHGNEAAVVCEPPEGSGTPLRLVGGEEDFEGRVEVFHGGRWGSVCDDQWDDRDAEVVCRQLGFSGVAKAWSWAHFGQGSGPILLDAVKCTGNELILDQCPHGDWEQHNCDHMEDAGVSCSPYTDGVVRLVGGDSPWEGRVEVFHNGDWGTVCDDHWTQQHADVVCRQLGYRGHAEVVSDGAFGEGVGLILLDDVRCEGSETSLLDCRHGIWGRTDCSHSEDVGVRCRARSSQETNEVPVIAPSTGPLVRLVGGSSRKEGRVQVYLHGDWGSICDSGWNDLNAAVVCRQLGHSGGAVAAGGFGQGKGPIHLDQVRCTGKEEFLGECPSLGQSIQGCRRREDAGVRCDVTPQESAVKVKPEELSCGLRKLGEEESKRRKQGEENMLRTTWPWQVSVWLQSQSEDGGPLCSGTLISPCWALTSAYCVSRFGSDPSRYVVRVGASEQTLTPEKVVVHRKFKGQSGGHDLALLKLPSTKGHCMTFDRNTNAACLPTTDAASGGSTPSSCVVMVTAGWTGADSVLASWVPLMSSWQCKKRYGDSFSSHGTLCAGSPPDTSLLHGDSCQGNSGGGLVCLGEAGRWVLTGVVAGGYGCSDPSSPALYTRVSRFRSWIDEVINARAHREERAKTNEDLTHVDNDLTHTREERTHSESKDKNLHVHGKHTHEQQQQQHKNVEINEIKHTHTHHSHTNQHVNTHTKSSRTHHVGDADTNTQILV from the exons A TGCCTCTGTCCTGCTCTGAGGGATTCACTGAGTTGGGATACTACAACGGCACCGTGTCCCAGACGGACTCTGGCGCCCCCTGTCTGAAGTGGACAGAGTTTCCAGACTACGTCATGCAGTACCCGGGCCGAGGGCTGGGAGACCACAGCTACTGCAGGAACCCAGATCGAGAGTCCAACCCCTGGTGCTTCTTCAGGCAAAACTCTGGAGCCATCGGATGGGCCTACTGCGACTGCCACCAGG GTGCTGCTCGTCTGGTCGGCGGCTCGTCCTCCGGCAGCGGGCGGGTCGAAGTCTACCTGAACGGCCAGTGGGGGGCGGTGTGCGACTCTCACTGGACAGACAGAGACGCCAGTGTGATCTGCAGGCAGCTGGGCCTGAG TGACATTGGCACGGCGCTCCAGCACTCACAGTTCGGCTCGGGCTCCGGCCTTTTCCACTATGAGCGTCTGGGTTGCCATGGAGACGAGAACACCCTGAGTACCTGCCGGAGCAGGACTTTCGTCACTGGGGACTGTAACCATGGAAACGAGGCAGCAGTGGTGTGTGAGCCGCCGGAAG GCAGCGGCACTCCTCTGCGATTGGTCGGAGGCGAGGAAGACTTTGAGGGTCGAGTGGAGGTGTTCCACGGAGGAAGGTGGGGCTCCGTCTGCGATGACCAGTGGGACGACAGAGATGCAGAggtggtgtgcagacagctgggctTCAG tggtgTGGCGAAGGCCTGGTCGTGGGCTCACTTCGGTCAGGGTTCAGGCCCCATCCTGCTGGATGCTGTGAAGTGCACAGGAAACGAGCTCATCCTGGATCAGTGTCCCCATGGCGACTGGGAGCAGCACAACTGTGACCACATGGAGGATGCTGGGGTCTCCTGCAGCCCTTATACag ACGGTGTGGTGCGTCTGGTCGGAGGAGACAGTCCCTGGGAGGGTCGGGTCGAGGTTTTCCACAACGGTGACTGGGGGACGGTATGTGACGACCACTGGACCCAGCAGCATGCCGACGTGGtctgcagacagctgggctACAG GGGTCACGCTGAGGTCGTGTCAGATGGAGCGTTCGGTGAGGGCGTCGGTCTGATCCTGCTGGACGACGTCCGCTGCGAAGGATCTGAGACCTCCCTGCTGGACTGTCGCCACGGGATCTGGGGTCGGACCGACTGCTCCCACAGTGAGGATGTCGGGGTGCGCTGCAGGGCCAGATCCAGCCAGGAGACCAATGAGGTGCCAGTTATCGCACCGTCCACAG gtcCCCTGGTGCGTCTTGTGggcggcagcagcaggaaggaggGTCGAGTCCAAGTGTATCTCCATGGTGACTGGGGAAGTATTTGTGACTCTGGATGGAATGACCTGAATGCAGCCGTCGTGTGCAGACAGCTCGGACACAG CGGTGGAGCGGTAGCAGCCGGAGGGTTCGGTCAGGGGAAAGGACCCATCCACCTGGACCAGGTGAGGTGCACAGGGAAGGAGGAGTTCCTGGGAGAGTGTCCCTCTCTGGGTCAGAGTATCCAGGGCTGCAGACGCAGGGAGGATGCAGGggtgaggtgtgacgtcacgCCGCAGGAGTCAGCGGTAAAAGTTAAACCGGAAGAGCTGAGCTGCGGCCTGAGGAAGCTCGGGGAGGAAGAGAGCAAGAGGAGGAAGCAAGGAGAGGAGAACATGCTCAG GACCACGTGGCCGTGGCAGGTGTCGGTGTGGCTTCAGTCCCAGAGTGAAGATGGTGGTCCTCTCTGCAGCGGCACTCTGATCAGTCCCTGCTGGGCTCTGACCTCTGCGTACTGTGTCAGCAG GTTTGGCAGCGATCCGTCCAGGTACGTGGTGCGTGTCGGGGCCTCAGAGCAGACTCTCACCCCGGAGAAGGTGGTGGTTCACAGGAAGTTCAAGGGTCAGAGCGGAGGTCATGACCTGGCTTTGTTGAAGCTGCCCAGCACCAAGGGTCACTGTATGACCTTTGACCGCAACACCAATGCAGCATGCCTTCCTACTACAGATGCAGCATCAGGGGGAAGTACTCCATCTTCctgtgttgtcatggttaccGCTGGCTGGACAGGAGCAG ATTCAGTTCTTGCATCCTGGGTCCCTCTGATGTCGTCATGGCAATGTAAGAAGCGCTATGGCGACAGCTTCTCCAGCCACGGCACCCTGTGTGCCGGCAGTCCTCCAGACACCAGCCTCCTCCATGGCGACAGTTGTCAGGGCAACTCTGGAGGCGGCCTGGTCTGCCTCGGTGAGGCAGGTCGATGGGTCCTTACCGGGGTTGTTGCCGGGGGTTACGGCTGCTCTGACCCCTCCTCTCCTGCGCTCTACACGAGGGTGAGCCGCTTCAGGAGCTGGATCGACGAGGTCATCAACGCACGAGCGCATCGAGAGGAGCGAGCAAAGACAAATGAAGATCTGACGCACGTTGACAATGACCTAACACACACCCGTGAGGAGCGCACGCACAGCGAGAGCAAGGATAAAAACCTCCACGTGCacggcaaacacacacacgagcaacaacaacaacaacacaagaaTGTGGAAATCAACgagattaaacacacacacactcatcattcacacactaatcaacacgtcaacacacacaccaagagtTCGCGTACCCACCATGTAGGGGACGCTGACACAAACACGCAAATTCTGGTCTGA
- the LOC121887055 gene encoding neurotrypsin-like isoform X1 — protein sequence MTRTHRAGRMALTSREMLCLIGTACLWLPLLAEVVAEDSYLNEVQNSVPLSCSEGFTELGYYNGTVSQTDSGAPCLKWTEFPDYVMQYPGRGLGDHSYCRNPDRESNPWCFFRQNSGAIGWAYCDCHQGAARLVGGSSSGSGRVEVYLNGQWGAVCDSHWTDRDASVICRQLGLSDIGTALQHSQFGSGSGLFHYERLGCHGDENTLSTCRSRTFVTGDCNHGNEAAVVCEPPEGSGTPLRLVGGEEDFEGRVEVFHGGRWGSVCDDQWDDRDAEVVCRQLGFSGVAKAWSWAHFGQGSGPILLDAVKCTGNELILDQCPHGDWEQHNCDHMEDAGVSCSPYTDGVVRLVGGDSPWEGRVEVFHNGDWGTVCDDHWTQQHADVVCRQLGYRGHAEVVSDGAFGEGVGLILLDDVRCEGSETSLLDCRHGIWGRTDCSHSEDVGVRCRARSSQETNEVPVIAPSTGPLVRLVGGSSRKEGRVQVYLHGDWGSICDSGWNDLNAAVVCRQLGHSGGAVAAGGFGQGKGPIHLDQVRCTGKEEFLGECPSLGQSIQGCRRREDAGVRCDVTPQESAVKVKPEELSCGLRKLGEEESKRRKQGEENMLRTTWPWQVSVWLQSQSEDGGPLCSGTLISPCWALTSAYCVSRFGSDPSRYVVRVGASEQTLTPEKVVVHRKFKGQSGGHDLALLKLPSTKGHCMTFDRNTNAACLPTTDAASGGSTPSSCVVMVTAGWTGADSVLASWVPLMSSWQCKKRYGDSFSSHGTLCAGSPPDTSLLHGDSCQGNSGGGLVCLGEAGRWVLTGVVAGGYGCSDPSSPALYTRVSRFRSWIDEVINARAHREERAKTNEDLTHVDNDLTHTREERTHSESKDKNLHVHGKHTHEQQQQQHKNVEINEIKHTHTHHSHTNQHVNTHTKSSRTHHVGDADTNTQILV from the exons TGCCTCTGTCCTGCTCTGAGGGATTCACTGAGTTGGGATACTACAACGGCACCGTGTCCCAGACGGACTCTGGCGCCCCCTGTCTGAAGTGGACAGAGTTTCCAGACTACGTCATGCAGTACCCGGGCCGAGGGCTGGGAGACCACAGCTACTGCAGGAACCCAGATCGAGAGTCCAACCCCTGGTGCTTCTTCAGGCAAAACTCTGGAGCCATCGGATGGGCCTACTGCGACTGCCACCAGG GTGCTGCTCGTCTGGTCGGCGGCTCGTCCTCCGGCAGCGGGCGGGTCGAAGTCTACCTGAACGGCCAGTGGGGGGCGGTGTGCGACTCTCACTGGACAGACAGAGACGCCAGTGTGATCTGCAGGCAGCTGGGCCTGAG TGACATTGGCACGGCGCTCCAGCACTCACAGTTCGGCTCGGGCTCCGGCCTTTTCCACTATGAGCGTCTGGGTTGCCATGGAGACGAGAACACCCTGAGTACCTGCCGGAGCAGGACTTTCGTCACTGGGGACTGTAACCATGGAAACGAGGCAGCAGTGGTGTGTGAGCCGCCGGAAG GCAGCGGCACTCCTCTGCGATTGGTCGGAGGCGAGGAAGACTTTGAGGGTCGAGTGGAGGTGTTCCACGGAGGAAGGTGGGGCTCCGTCTGCGATGACCAGTGGGACGACAGAGATGCAGAggtggtgtgcagacagctgggctTCAG tggtgTGGCGAAGGCCTGGTCGTGGGCTCACTTCGGTCAGGGTTCAGGCCCCATCCTGCTGGATGCTGTGAAGTGCACAGGAAACGAGCTCATCCTGGATCAGTGTCCCCATGGCGACTGGGAGCAGCACAACTGTGACCACATGGAGGATGCTGGGGTCTCCTGCAGCCCTTATACag ACGGTGTGGTGCGTCTGGTCGGAGGAGACAGTCCCTGGGAGGGTCGGGTCGAGGTTTTCCACAACGGTGACTGGGGGACGGTATGTGACGACCACTGGACCCAGCAGCATGCCGACGTGGtctgcagacagctgggctACAG GGGTCACGCTGAGGTCGTGTCAGATGGAGCGTTCGGTGAGGGCGTCGGTCTGATCCTGCTGGACGACGTCCGCTGCGAAGGATCTGAGACCTCCCTGCTGGACTGTCGCCACGGGATCTGGGGTCGGACCGACTGCTCCCACAGTGAGGATGTCGGGGTGCGCTGCAGGGCCAGATCCAGCCAGGAGACCAATGAGGTGCCAGTTATCGCACCGTCCACAG gtcCCCTGGTGCGTCTTGTGggcggcagcagcaggaaggaggGTCGAGTCCAAGTGTATCTCCATGGTGACTGGGGAAGTATTTGTGACTCTGGATGGAATGACCTGAATGCAGCCGTCGTGTGCAGACAGCTCGGACACAG CGGTGGAGCGGTAGCAGCCGGAGGGTTCGGTCAGGGGAAAGGACCCATCCACCTGGACCAGGTGAGGTGCACAGGGAAGGAGGAGTTCCTGGGAGAGTGTCCCTCTCTGGGTCAGAGTATCCAGGGCTGCAGACGCAGGGAGGATGCAGGggtgaggtgtgacgtcacgCCGCAGGAGTCAGCGGTAAAAGTTAAACCGGAAGAGCTGAGCTGCGGCCTGAGGAAGCTCGGGGAGGAAGAGAGCAAGAGGAGGAAGCAAGGAGAGGAGAACATGCTCAG GACCACGTGGCCGTGGCAGGTGTCGGTGTGGCTTCAGTCCCAGAGTGAAGATGGTGGTCCTCTCTGCAGCGGCACTCTGATCAGTCCCTGCTGGGCTCTGACCTCTGCGTACTGTGTCAGCAG GTTTGGCAGCGATCCGTCCAGGTACGTGGTGCGTGTCGGGGCCTCAGAGCAGACTCTCACCCCGGAGAAGGTGGTGGTTCACAGGAAGTTCAAGGGTCAGAGCGGAGGTCATGACCTGGCTTTGTTGAAGCTGCCCAGCACCAAGGGTCACTGTATGACCTTTGACCGCAACACCAATGCAGCATGCCTTCCTACTACAGATGCAGCATCAGGGGGAAGTACTCCATCTTCctgtgttgtcatggttaccGCTGGCTGGACAGGAGCAG ATTCAGTTCTTGCATCCTGGGTCCCTCTGATGTCGTCATGGCAATGTAAGAAGCGCTATGGCGACAGCTTCTCCAGCCACGGCACCCTGTGTGCCGGCAGTCCTCCAGACACCAGCCTCCTCCATGGCGACAGTTGTCAGGGCAACTCTGGAGGCGGCCTGGTCTGCCTCGGTGAGGCAGGTCGATGGGTCCTTACCGGGGTTGTTGCCGGGGGTTACGGCTGCTCTGACCCCTCCTCTCCTGCGCTCTACACGAGGGTGAGCCGCTTCAGGAGCTGGATCGACGAGGTCATCAACGCACGAGCGCATCGAGAGGAGCGAGCAAAGACAAATGAAGATCTGACGCACGTTGACAATGACCTAACACACACCCGTGAGGAGCGCACGCACAGCGAGAGCAAGGATAAAAACCTCCACGTGCacggcaaacacacacacgagcaacaacaacaacaacacaagaaTGTGGAAATCAACgagattaaacacacacacactcatcattcacacactaatcaacacgtcaacacacacaccaagagtTCGCGTACCCACCATGTAGGGGACGCTGACACAAACACGCAAATTCTGGTCTGA
- the LOC121887055 gene encoding neurotrypsin-like isoform X3, with product MQYPGRGLGDHSYCRNPDRESNPWCFFRQNSGAIGWAYCDCHQGAARLVGGSSSGSGRVEVYLNGQWGAVCDSHWTDRDASVICRQLGLSDIGTALQHSQFGSGSGLFHYERLGCHGDENTLSTCRSRTFVTGDCNHGNEAAVVCEPPEGSGTPLRLVGGEEDFEGRVEVFHGGRWGSVCDDQWDDRDAEVVCRQLGFSGVAKAWSWAHFGQGSGPILLDAVKCTGNELILDQCPHGDWEQHNCDHMEDAGVSCSPYTDGVVRLVGGDSPWEGRVEVFHNGDWGTVCDDHWTQQHADVVCRQLGYRGHAEVVSDGAFGEGVGLILLDDVRCEGSETSLLDCRHGIWGRTDCSHSEDVGVRCRARSSQETNEVPVIAPSTGPLVRLVGGSSRKEGRVQVYLHGDWGSICDSGWNDLNAAVVCRQLGHSGGAVAAGGFGQGKGPIHLDQVRCTGKEEFLGECPSLGQSIQGCRRREDAGVRCDVTPQESAVKVKPEELSCGLRKLGEEESKRRKQGEENMLRTTWPWQVSVWLQSQSEDGGPLCSGTLISPCWALTSAYCVSRFGSDPSRYVVRVGASEQTLTPEKVVVHRKFKGQSGGHDLALLKLPSTKGHCMTFDRNTNAACLPTTDAASGGSTPSSCVVMVTAGWTGADSVLASWVPLMSSWQCKKRYGDSFSSHGTLCAGSPPDTSLLHGDSCQGNSGGGLVCLGEAGRWVLTGVVAGGYGCSDPSSPALYTRVSRFRSWIDEVINARAHREERAKTNEDLTHVDNDLTHTREERTHSESKDKNLHVHGKHTHEQQQQQHKNVEINEIKHTHTHHSHTNQHVNTHTKSSRTHHVGDADTNTQILV from the exons ATGCAGTACCCGGGCCGAGGGCTGGGAGACCACAGCTACTGCAGGAACCCAGATCGAGAGTCCAACCCCTGGTGCTTCTTCAGGCAAAACTCTGGAGCCATCGGATGGGCCTACTGCGACTGCCACCAGG GTGCTGCTCGTCTGGTCGGCGGCTCGTCCTCCGGCAGCGGGCGGGTCGAAGTCTACCTGAACGGCCAGTGGGGGGCGGTGTGCGACTCTCACTGGACAGACAGAGACGCCAGTGTGATCTGCAGGCAGCTGGGCCTGAG TGACATTGGCACGGCGCTCCAGCACTCACAGTTCGGCTCGGGCTCCGGCCTTTTCCACTATGAGCGTCTGGGTTGCCATGGAGACGAGAACACCCTGAGTACCTGCCGGAGCAGGACTTTCGTCACTGGGGACTGTAACCATGGAAACGAGGCAGCAGTGGTGTGTGAGCCGCCGGAAG GCAGCGGCACTCCTCTGCGATTGGTCGGAGGCGAGGAAGACTTTGAGGGTCGAGTGGAGGTGTTCCACGGAGGAAGGTGGGGCTCCGTCTGCGATGACCAGTGGGACGACAGAGATGCAGAggtggtgtgcagacagctgggctTCAG tggtgTGGCGAAGGCCTGGTCGTGGGCTCACTTCGGTCAGGGTTCAGGCCCCATCCTGCTGGATGCTGTGAAGTGCACAGGAAACGAGCTCATCCTGGATCAGTGTCCCCATGGCGACTGGGAGCAGCACAACTGTGACCACATGGAGGATGCTGGGGTCTCCTGCAGCCCTTATACag ACGGTGTGGTGCGTCTGGTCGGAGGAGACAGTCCCTGGGAGGGTCGGGTCGAGGTTTTCCACAACGGTGACTGGGGGACGGTATGTGACGACCACTGGACCCAGCAGCATGCCGACGTGGtctgcagacagctgggctACAG GGGTCACGCTGAGGTCGTGTCAGATGGAGCGTTCGGTGAGGGCGTCGGTCTGATCCTGCTGGACGACGTCCGCTGCGAAGGATCTGAGACCTCCCTGCTGGACTGTCGCCACGGGATCTGGGGTCGGACCGACTGCTCCCACAGTGAGGATGTCGGGGTGCGCTGCAGGGCCAGATCCAGCCAGGAGACCAATGAGGTGCCAGTTATCGCACCGTCCACAG gtcCCCTGGTGCGTCTTGTGggcggcagcagcaggaaggaggGTCGAGTCCAAGTGTATCTCCATGGTGACTGGGGAAGTATTTGTGACTCTGGATGGAATGACCTGAATGCAGCCGTCGTGTGCAGACAGCTCGGACACAG CGGTGGAGCGGTAGCAGCCGGAGGGTTCGGTCAGGGGAAAGGACCCATCCACCTGGACCAGGTGAGGTGCACAGGGAAGGAGGAGTTCCTGGGAGAGTGTCCCTCTCTGGGTCAGAGTATCCAGGGCTGCAGACGCAGGGAGGATGCAGGggtgaggtgtgacgtcacgCCGCAGGAGTCAGCGGTAAAAGTTAAACCGGAAGAGCTGAGCTGCGGCCTGAGGAAGCTCGGGGAGGAAGAGAGCAAGAGGAGGAAGCAAGGAGAGGAGAACATGCTCAG GACCACGTGGCCGTGGCAGGTGTCGGTGTGGCTTCAGTCCCAGAGTGAAGATGGTGGTCCTCTCTGCAGCGGCACTCTGATCAGTCCCTGCTGGGCTCTGACCTCTGCGTACTGTGTCAGCAG GTTTGGCAGCGATCCGTCCAGGTACGTGGTGCGTGTCGGGGCCTCAGAGCAGACTCTCACCCCGGAGAAGGTGGTGGTTCACAGGAAGTTCAAGGGTCAGAGCGGAGGTCATGACCTGGCTTTGTTGAAGCTGCCCAGCACCAAGGGTCACTGTATGACCTTTGACCGCAACACCAATGCAGCATGCCTTCCTACTACAGATGCAGCATCAGGGGGAAGTACTCCATCTTCctgtgttgtcatggttaccGCTGGCTGGACAGGAGCAG ATTCAGTTCTTGCATCCTGGGTCCCTCTGATGTCGTCATGGCAATGTAAGAAGCGCTATGGCGACAGCTTCTCCAGCCACGGCACCCTGTGTGCCGGCAGTCCTCCAGACACCAGCCTCCTCCATGGCGACAGTTGTCAGGGCAACTCTGGAGGCGGCCTGGTCTGCCTCGGTGAGGCAGGTCGATGGGTCCTTACCGGGGTTGTTGCCGGGGGTTACGGCTGCTCTGACCCCTCCTCTCCTGCGCTCTACACGAGGGTGAGCCGCTTCAGGAGCTGGATCGACGAGGTCATCAACGCACGAGCGCATCGAGAGGAGCGAGCAAAGACAAATGAAGATCTGACGCACGTTGACAATGACCTAACACACACCCGTGAGGAGCGCACGCACAGCGAGAGCAAGGATAAAAACCTCCACGTGCacggcaaacacacacacgagcaacaacaacaacaacacaagaaTGTGGAAATCAACgagattaaacacacacacactcatcattcacacactaatcaacacgtcaacacacacaccaagagtTCGCGTACCCACCATGTAGGGGACGCTGACACAAACACGCAAATTCTGGTCTGA
- the LOC121887353 gene encoding LOW QUALITY PROTEIN: E3 ubiquitin-protein ligase TRIM39-like (The sequence of the model RefSeq protein was modified relative to this genomic sequence to represent the inferred CDS: inserted 1 base in 1 codon), which produces MSSCSSLLCEEQFQCSICLEVFTEPVSIACGHNFCKACISGYWDNSGQCQCPLCKETFTRSLKRHTLLDPEVKLDNRICKKHNVCRTDKECVCQFCISEDHTAHNIVPLEAECDEIKILLRETELEVDCEGRTFRLRRQVQQRNGEVPRSEVEVDSALRCGCNSGPRHGTLTISDDGKEAREGKWQKRPFNQKRFTGLLGSSVVAKEGYSSGRFYFEVQEEGKNKWAIGVVRESVDQKKLYPISTEHGYWXIELGDMYKANTAPPVLLYPQKLRKVGVFVDYEEGKVAFYETEGKSHIYSFIGYNFTEKLYPYLYCGIDDSAPLVIIPVNLED; this is translated from the exons ATGTCTTCCTGCAGCAGTCTCTTGTGTGAAGAACAGTTTCAGTGCTCGATCTGCCTGGAGGTCTTCACTGAGCCCGTGTCCATCGCATGCGGCCACAACTTCTGCAAGGCCTGTATCAGCGGATACTGGGACAACAGCGGCCAATGCCAGTGTCCACTCTGCAAGGAGACGTTCACGAGGA GCCTGAAGAGACACACATTACTCGACCCTGAGGTCAAACTGGACAACAGGATCTGCAAGAAGCACAATGTCTGCAGGACGGACAAAGAGTGTGTTTGCCAGTTCTGCATCAGTGAAGACCACACCGCCCACAACATTGTTCCACTGGAGGCAGAGTGTGACGAGATAAAGATCCTTCTCAGAGAGACGGAGCTTGAAGT AGACTGCGAGGGGAGAACTTTCCGACTTAGAAGGCAAGTTCAACAAAGAAATGGAGAAGTTCCCCGATCAGAGGTTGAAGTGGATTCGGCACTACGCTGTGGATGTAACTCTGGACCCCGACATGGCACACTCACCATCTCCGATGATGGGAAGGAGGCGAGGGAAGGAAAGTGGCAGAAGAGACCTTTTAACCAGAAAAGATTCACAGGGTTATTGGGTTCGTCGGTCGTAGCAAAGGAAGGATACTCCTCGGGGAGATTTTACTTTGAGGTGCAAGAGGAAGGGAAGAACAAATGGGCCATCGGAGTCGTTAGAGAGTCTGTAGACCAGAAGAAACTGTATCCAATATCAACTGAACATGGATACT ACATAGAGCTGGGAGACATGTATAAGGCCAACACTGCTCCCCCTGTCCTCCTCTACCCACAGAAGCTGAGGAAGGTCGGGGTGTTTGTGGATTACGAGGAGGGAAAGGTCGCCTTTTATGAAACCGAGGGCAAGTCTCATATCTACTCATTCATTGGCTACAACTTTACTGAAAAACTGTACCCATACTTATACTGCGGCATCGATGATAGTGCTCCATTGGTGATAATCCCTGTAAATCTTGAGGACTAG